A single genomic interval of Oryctolagus cuniculus chromosome 19, mOryCun1.1, whole genome shotgun sequence harbors:
- the CDIPT gene encoding CDP-diacylglycerol--inositol 3-phosphatidyltransferase yields MPGENIFLFVPNLIGYARIVFAIVAFYFMPSCPLTASSFYLLSGLLDAFDGHAARALNQGTRFGAMLDMLTDRCATMCLLVNLALLYPRATLLFQLSMSLDVASHWLHLHSSVVRGSESHKMIDLSGNPVLRIYYTSRPALFTLCAGNELFYCLLYLFNFSEGPLVGSVGLFRVGLWVTAPIALLKSLISIIHLVTAARNMAALDAADRAKKK; encoded by the exons ATGCCGGGCGAAAATATCTTCCTGTTCGTGCCTAACCTCATCG GTTACGCCCGGATTGTCTTCGCCATCGTCGCCTTCTACTTCATGCCCAGCTGCCCCCTCACGGCCTCCTCCTTCTACCTGCTCAGCGGGCTCCTGGACGCTTTCGATGGACACGCGGCTCGAGCGCTCAATCAAG GAACCCGGTTTGGAGCCATGTTGGACATGCTGACCGACCGCTGTGCCACCATGTGCCTGCTGGTCAACTTGGCCCTGCTGTACCCTCGCGCCACCCTCCTCTTCCAGCTCAGCATGAGCCTGGACGTGGCCAGTCACTGGCTGCACCTCCACAG TTCCGTGGTCCGAGGCAGTGAGAGTCACAAGATGATCGACCTGTCTGGGAATCCAGTGCTCCGTATCTACTACACGTCCAGG CCTGCCCTGTTCACCCTGTGTGCCGGCAACGAACTCTTCTACTGCCTCCTCTACCTGTTCAATTTCTCCGAGGGACCATTAG tCGGCTCCGTGGGGCTCTTCCGCGTGGGCCTTTGGGTCACTGCCCCCATCGCCCTGCTCAAGTCCCTCATCAGCATCATCCACCTGGTCACGGCCGCCCGCAACATGGCTGCCCTGGACGCCGCAGACCGAGCCAAGAAGAAGTGA